The window ACTTCTCCGGCTGGTCGCGCACGAGGCGGCGCAGCATGTCGACGGCCTCCTGGGTGGGCGGGAGGGCCTCGTCGAACCGGCCCAGGTCGGCGTATCGCACGCCGAGGTTGGACAGGGACTGCGCGAGGTACTTCAGCGATCGGGCGTTCTGGCTCGCGAGCCCCCGGCGGATGCCCACCGCCTCCTCCTCCAGCAGCACCGCCTCGTCATACCTGCCGCGCCGGGCGTACGTGACGCCGAGGTTGGAGAGCGAGTGGGCGAGGTAGTGCAGGTACCGGTCGGGGTGCTCGCGGGCGAGCCCGCGCCGGATCTCCAGCGCCTCCCGCTCCAGCCGGAGCGACTCGTCGGCGCGGCCCGTGGTCGAGTACAGGGCGCCGAGCGCGGACAGCGCGCCGGCGAGGTCGGGCCGCGTGCCCCGCTCGTTCTCCTTCGCGAGCCCGCGCTGCAGCTCCAGTGCCTCCAGGAGCACCACGCCCGCCTCCTCGTAGCGCCCGAGGGCCTCCAGCGTGGTGCCGAGCTGGCCGAGCGACCAGGCCAGCTCGCCGAGGTGTTCGGGGCGGGCGGCGGCCAGCCGGCGCCGGATCGCTACGGCCTCCGCGTTCGCGGGCAGCGCGTCCGCGGGCCGCCCGTTCTCGGTGAGGGCCTCGAAGTTGCCCAGTACCGCGGCGACGCGTGGTTCGTACTGGACGGGGTCGCCCTCGGCGAGGCGGCGGTAGATGTCGAGGGCGGCGCGCTGTGCCACCTCGATCTCGCCCACCCGGCCCAGCTCCGTGTAGGACACCCCGGCGCTCTGCAGGGCGCGAGCGTGCTCGGCGTCGGCCCACGGTGCGTCGCCGGCGGGCAGCTGGCGGCACAGGTTGATGACCTCCTCCTGGACGGCCAGGGCGTCGCTGTGCCTGCCGACCGCCCAGTACCCCGTCCCGAGGTTGTTCAGCGCGGTGCACAGCGCGGGGCGGTACCGCACCTCGTCGGCCCGGACGAGGCCGCGCCACAGGCCCACCGCCTCCTGCAGCCGGGCCACGGCCGCGCCGGGCTCCCCCTCGGCGACCAGCACGATCCCGAGGTCGGTCAGCGCCTCGCCGCGCTGGGCGGTGTCGCCGGCGGTCTCGGCGAGCTTCGCCACCCGGCGCGTGAGGCGGTCCAGCACGGGGACGGCCAGCGGGCCGGACGACCGCGGCAGCCGGCGCGCCACCCGGATCAGGCCGGGCAGGTCCTCGGGGTGCCCGTCGGGCAGGGCGGCCGTCACCGCCTCGATCAGCCTCCCGGACACGTCCCCGCCCGTGGCGGGCCGGTCCAGGGCCATCGACGTCGCGAACGCGACCGTCGTGAACGCCTGCTGCGGTGCCAGGTCGCGGGTACAGGCGGCGGTCAGCTCGTCCGACGTCGCCAGGACGCGTGCGACGAGCAGCTCCGCCAGGCGGGGGACGGTCAGGAGGTGCGCCCGGAGCCAGTCGACGGCGGCCGCTGCCCGGCCTGCCGCCGGCTCCACGCCCGCGCGGTGCAGCGCGCCGCGCAAGCCGTCATCAGTGCGGTCCCCCAGCAGCGTCGCCACGGCGAGCGCGGCCTCTGCGGCACCCGGGTCCAGCCCCGCCGCGGCGGCCGAGCGCGCCCACCCGGCGCGCTCGTGGTCGAGCACCACGTCCAGCGCGCCGGCCGGGTCGACGGGTTCGTGACCGCCGACGAGCACCGCGGCGAGCGCGGCAGCCTGCAGGTCAAGGGCGCGCAGGTGCTGGCCCGGCGCGGGCTGGAACAGCAGCTCAGGCACCGGACGGCCCAGGGCCCGGGCGAACCGGGCGACTGCCGCCTCCAGGTGCGCGCGGTAGTCGTCCGACCGGTCGACCGCCAGGCCGAGCACGGGATCGAACCCGGCGGCCAGGCTCTGGTCGAGCTCCGGCTCGAGCGCCAGCTGGGTGACCGACGGCGTCCGCCCCGCCCACAGCGTGCTGGTCCACCGCTCCCGTCGCCACCACAGCCCGCCGGTCCGCGCGATCAACAGGACGCGCAGCCGGCCGCGGGTCCTGGTCCGCCCGACGGCGTCGAACAGCGCCGGCAGGCCGGGCCGCGACGCGGCGTCGTCCACGACCAGCAGCACACGCCGGGCGTCGGCCGTCGCGGACACCGCGGCCGCCTCCTGCCCCGGCGGCACGTGGACCACTGTCCAGGCGGTGCGCCGCAGCCGCCGGCCGAGCTCCAGCGCCAGGCGCGTCTTGCCGACCCCTGCGAGCCCGCACAGCAGGCGCAGCGCCACCGGCTCCCCCGACCGCACCCAGGACCGCAGGTCCGAGAGCTCACGCCCGCGGCCCGTGAACGGCACCACCGCGCGCTCCGGCGCAAGGAGGCCCGCCGGGCTCGCGCCCCACGCCTCTTCGGGTCCGGGTCGACTCATGGGCAGTCATCAAACCCCACAGCGACGGTCCTGGCCAGCAGGTCTGTGATACGCCCGGAACCCGCCGATCGCAGTGTTTCCCCAGGTCAGGGGCGTGCGGATGACCCAGATCCGGGCGCGTGCACCGCAGTCCGAAAAAATGGCCCGGCCCGAGGCCGGGAACGCCGACGGCCCGCCGTCCCCCGAAGGGGACGACGGGCCGTCGAACAGCTCAGATCAGTTGCCCGTGAGCTTCTCGCGGAGCGCGGCGAGCGCCTCGTCCGAAGCCAGCGTGCCGACCTCCTCGACCGGAGCCGAGGAGTAGGTGGTGCTGCCACCGCTGCTGCTGCTGCCACCGGCGGGAGCCGAGGCCGGGGCCTCGGTCGACGCCTCGGTGTCGGCGGTCAGCGCCTCGGCGACCTGCTTGCGGTGCGCGGTCCAGCGCTCGTGCGCCTTGGCGTACTCCGCCTCCCACGCCTCGCGCTGGGTCTCGAAGCCATCGAGCCACTCGTTGGTCTCCGGGTCGAAGCCGTCCGGGTACTTGTAGTTCCCGGCCTCGTCGTACTCGGCGGCCATGCCGTACAGCGCGGGGTCGAAGTCCTCGGACTCCGGGTCCACACCCTCGTTGGCCTGCTTGAGCGACAGCGAGATGCGGCGACGCTCCAGGTCGATGTCGATGACCTTGACGAAGACCTCGGCACCGACGGTGACAACCTGCTCGGGCAGCTCGACGTGGCGCACGGCCAGCTCCGAGATGTGGACCAGGCCCTCGATGCCGTCCTCGACGCGCACGAACGCACCGAACGGGACGAGCTTGGTGACCTTACCCGGCACGACCTGACCGATGGCGTGCGTGCGGGCGAAGGTCTGCC is drawn from Promicromonospora sp. Populi and contains these coding sequences:
- a CDS encoding tetratricopeptide repeat protein — protein: MSRPGPEEAWGASPAGLLAPERAVVPFTGRGRELSDLRSWVRSGEPVALRLLCGLAGVGKTRLALELGRRLRRTAWTVVHVPPGQEAAAVSATADARRVLLVVDDAASRPGLPALFDAVGRTRTRGRLRVLLIARTGGLWWRRERWTSTLWAGRTPSVTQLALEPELDQSLAAGFDPVLGLAVDRSDDYRAHLEAAVARFARALGRPVPELLFQPAPGQHLRALDLQAAALAAVLVGGHEPVDPAGALDVVLDHERAGWARSAAAAGLDPGAAEAALAVATLLGDRTDDGLRGALHRAGVEPAAGRAAAAVDWLRAHLLTVPRLAELLVARVLATSDELTAACTRDLAPQQAFTTVAFATSMALDRPATGGDVSGRLIEAVTAALPDGHPEDLPGLIRVARRLPRSSGPLAVPVLDRLTRRVAKLAETAGDTAQRGEALTDLGIVLVAEGEPGAAVARLQEAVGLWRGLVRADEVRYRPALCTALNNLGTGYWAVGRHSDALAVQEEVINLCRQLPAGDAPWADAEHARALQSAGVSYTELGRVGEIEVAQRAALDIYRRLAEGDPVQYEPRVAAVLGNFEALTENGRPADALPANAEAVAIRRRLAAARPEHLGELAWSLGQLGTTLEALGRYEEAGVVLLEALELQRGLAKENERGTRPDLAGALSALGALYSTTGRADESLRLEREALEIRRGLAREHPDRYLHYLAHSLSNLGVTYARRGRYDEAVLLEEEAVGIRRGLASQNARSLKYLAQSLSNLGVRYADLGRFDEALPPTQEAVDMLRRLVRDQPEKYRTGLAEALANLGATLLDLDRADDALRPMKEAVMMRRQLAVENPDKHRPDLALAVSNLASALSAVGDNAAALGHARDAVEMRRRLAADLPERYRPELERSRRVLAQIEAAIGRPEAVR